The genomic window ttttaatttaggggccacattcagcccaacatgatctcaagtgggccggaccagtaaaataataacagtaaaaaaagttaaataaacttatgataatgttaacatctgcaaaaatcagaataacatgaacaactggaaacatcttatgaaaaactgcaattttagcaatattatgcctcagattatcagtgtattctttacacgtgtgcattacaacctacattacagttacaaatacacaaaacatttaataacaggcagaatattgataaaattgcatttacttatctgaagacatttcaggttattcacatttttttgtaaaataacatttttttaatataaacattttcatgtaatttcacttttttacactaaaacaaagagaaaatttgctgttttcattatttataggtttaatatgtgTAGGTGCAGTTTCTTAAAACTCCATTTTGAGTCCAGTTCTTGAGCTAAAATCATTGACGCGAGACTTCTTTGAAAGTTTGAACTatttactgaagaaaaatgattcacattacaacaaaaatattacaaaaaataaagaatCTTTCATCCATTACAGGAGATCAGTCAAGCCATGTAGTCACGGTCAAAGACTGTTGCGCTCTGACCCCCCTACTGGCTGATGCAGCTTACTGCTTTAACAAGTAATAAAATGCAAATGTTCATAACCAAGCATATTAAACAAGATTAACGCTACAAATTAGGTAGCAGTTATTTCTTTTGAACAATCAACTTAAACATTGTACCTTacaaatttaaattattttacacTAATTTGCATTATGGCTCTAAcagtatgatagtattttactggttctgacccacttgatatctaattggtctgtatgtggaatctgaactaaaattatttttgacatctcgattgttaatatcttcagtgttatttttgtatttcacaagtcCATCCTTCAGGCCACActagatcctttggcgggccggatttggcccctgggccgcatgtttgacacctggggttTAGTGGGATTTCATAACAAAATCTGCAAatgcaaggagaaaaaaaaaaaaaaatcaatgttaattttttggtgaaatattgTTACCTGTGGACGACTAAAAAGCCAAAGACTAACAACCCTTGATGAGAAATGAGCTCACtgcacaactaaaaaaaaaagccagataaTTTTAATTACTACTCCTCATCTTAGGAAGACACGCATGATCTATCTTTAGTCGGTACAGTAAAGAGGGAGGTATTACAGCTTTTGTTGAGCACACTGGCCCATTCTTTGGAGTGTCCCTGCTTTGTGCTGTACTCATGGTGGCTGCTTAAAGGCGGATTTTGTAAAGGTCACTTTGCAGAGTACATGAAGACTGCAGTTACAAACGCTTCACGCACTACCAGGGGAGGATTTTAATCTGTTCAAATAAACTATTGCCCCAGAGAGAAGAGCTCAAATATGCTGCACATTTAGGCATACATAGTCAAATTTCAGCCTACAGTAATGTGCAGCTGCATGTATGTTCCTAATGCTGTTCTCTGTAATGGTCTATGGACAAAAGGCAGCTTTCAGATATATCAGTGCTTTCATGTaaattatacaacaaaaaaaaaaccctgcttgACTTATAATGGCAAGCAGGTTTTTTGTTTATACGATTTACACCAAAGGACTGATTTATTGTATGTGTGATAATATTTAGCCTATGTGTCAATGTGGAATCAAAGACTGAATATTGCATTAGATGTAAATAACCTTAATTACTCTAGTCTTTTATAGATCAATATGGCAAAAATGTTCCACAAGCaatgagagaaaaatcatttATATTCTGTCTATACATGAGCAGAATtgattaaatatattaaatattgaACTACAGCTGATGTAAAGTTCTCAAATGAATGTGCCATTACGTTTGTGCGTCTTTGGCACGTTGACGCACATCAGCATGAGTAAATAGGAAGGCGACTGATTGTACCGGCTACATTAAAAATCCACATGTATCCGTTGCTTTAGGATGTCAAAACAGCTTTAAATATTTCAACACCGTCGCTACTGGCAGGTAATTGCAATCGCTTGTGCTTCAGTAAGGTAATTTCACAGAGGTGTAAGCGTGGTGAGAAAATACAGTTTTCTAATGAAGCTCCAATAACACGGGCCACGGGCCACGAAGAGCTGCACAAGAAAATACCTAAGGCTCCACACCAGCAATAAGAGGAATGACTCAATAAAGAAATGCCTAATTGAGTTGTAAAGCCACAGCAATGACAGATGTTCAGTATAGGACATTGTTTGAGGAGCTGTTACAGAAAGTGGTaatgatgggacttttggttctttgaagggagccgttcgatcaggagccgttcactgaaaagagcggttcaacagactggctcttttatgttttttgcattattttgaaacaccaatgttttaatgactaaataggctacatgtgataactgacattacattttaaaggtgtttaattggcgcagcagtaaatattatcttatcgtaaaaaagaatagttagttcaaatgtgtgggctaaatccatgacatgagaggtgacattaggcaaatgctggaatttgacaaaaaacatcacggtacattatgtggactagtctgtagcctaaaaatgaagaagaaaataaaacgttttcttatgaaataacattttattctcctcaaaacaagaacaataaatgtgtgtaaactggCGAGGTGACATtaacgaatgaatcgaatcttttgaacggctctttgaaatgaacgatgggaatcgAGTCTTTGTAAaaagccgttcattttttttaaattttttttttcaaggagggagtgtccgattgcctgtcaatttaccaacatactgttcttgttcagAATTGCACTATaattcaggtatttaagtaattgcagtgattaatcactgttgtgttttgtgcaatttttttccgtatgtttacacacatttattgttcttgttttgaggagaataaaatgttactccataagaaaatgttttattttcgtcttcatttttaggctacagactagtccacataatgtaccgtgatgttttttttgtcaaattccagcatttgcctaatgtcacctctcatgtcatgtatttacccacacatttgaactaacttcttttttacggtaagataatatttactgccacgccaattaaacacctttaaaatgtaatgtcaatcatcacatgtagcctatttagtcattaaaacattggtgtttcaaaataatgcaaaaaacataaaagagccagtctgttgaaccgctcttttcagtgaacggctcctgatcaaatggctcccttcaaagaaccaaaagtcccatcactagtgtaaacatacggaaaaaattgcacaaaacacaacagtattaatcactgcagttacttaaatacctgaactgtggtgtaattctcagaacaagaacagtatgtttgtAAATTGACAGgaaatcagacactccctccttggaaaaaaaaaaaaaaaaaaaaaaaagaatggctctttacaaagactcagttgccatcgttcatttcaaagacccgttcaaaagattcgattcgttcgttaTTGTCACATCGCTAGAAAATACAGTTTTCTAATGGAGCTCCAATAACACGGGCCACAAAGTGCTGCACAAGAAAATACCTAAGGCTCCACACCAGCAATAAGAGGAATGACTCAATAAAGAAATGCCTAACTGAGTTGTAAAAGCCACAGCAATGACAGATGTTCAGTATAGGATATTGTTTGAGGAGCTGTTACAGAAAGTGGCAGGTGGAAACAGGCTGGTACTGTACTATGGaggagatgatgatgaagatgatgatgatgatgaagagcagAAGAGGATATAGGGCGGGGAGGAGGAGGATATGATGAAGTATATCAGCTATACTGTACATGCCAAATCTAATTAGAACGATTTGACTAAAGCCTGAAGGCGCAAGGAAAGAAATTGGGCAGGAAATAAGGGTCCGAACATCTTGTTTTTTGCACCAGTGCGTTTTGCCAAAGGGACGCACATATGCACAAACagtagggagagagagagagagagagagagagagagagagagagagagagagagagagagagagagagagagagagcgcaaaCAAACCTCCTCTGGGCGTCTCGCTGTCAGTTTCCCACTCAGTTTTCGTGCGTTTGCTTTTTGGTTACACCTGCTGCTTGTTCAGAGTACTCCAAATCTCTGACTTttacgcacaaaaaaaaaaaaaaaatctcacttgagtattttttttttcccttggagATGGAGTTCACTACTCTTCGTTTTGACGCCGTTGGAGATTATAATGAACACTACGCGGTCTCTCTAACTCCTTTCAATGTCACATTCACCGAGGATCCCATGCTTCTGCATTCAAAGAGCAACGACACTAACAGAGCCGCAACAAGGGACACTTCAAGTCTGATCATCGCTATTTGcatcacagctctttattctctCATCTGTGTGGTGGGACTGCTGGGAAATGTCCTTGTGATGTACGGGGTAGTCAGGTAAGTAAGAGACAAGTGGGTTATAAATGTTCCAAAAATGTTTAATAGGACAAAGAAGGTTATTTGGAACTAAGATCTTTGTGTTAACACATTATGTGCTGCGTAAATGCTAGTTCTTGAAAGCCACAAACACTAACTAAAGTGTATTTACATGGTCTTAATAGATTGAAGACTATTGTTAAGATGAGAGGTCATTATAAACAGCCTTCAAGTAGATTAAACACTTAGGAACACATTGGGAAGGGATATGTAACATACAGTGCCAGATTAATTCCAAATTACATTGTCATATGCAATAATCCATTGTGATTGCCTGCAGTTACAGTGTGTCTGAGAGCCACTCAATAACACACCCACacaaccacccacccacccacagacacacacaaatgcagacaCAGCTTCCTCATAAAACAAGGggaggtgggggtgtgtgtgtaacCATTTATTCCTGTCAGGAGTGATTTTGTAGAATGACGTTTATTTGATTATCTGTGTGGAAAATAAGATTTGACTGTTTAGCCTCAAATAAAAGGGGAATGATTTGGTGTTTGGAGTTTCGCTCATTTTCTCAGAGTGTTAAAAGATGAAACATGAGTTTATGTGTTTTATGCTTTTCAGAATAATTTAGATTAAGTATAAAAGTGGTCACTGGCATTGCAAAACAATTACATTTGCAGTGCTGTGTACATGCCGTGTGGTGCAATACATCTCTATGTGGGAGACTTAGATAAAAGACACTGCTTTGTCTTCTCTCATCTGGTCAGAGCACGCTGGTTTGTGAAGTCTGGCAGTAAAAGCCGTCAGAAATACAATTTAATTAACTGTGAACAACTACTGTTATGTTTGTGGAACAGTCCATCTTGAAACATCCAGACATCTGTTTGTTTGGACTATCCTGTGAAAACAAATTCAAGGAGGAGTTCTAAAGGATTTTTTCAGCTGAAATTGACTCATTACATAGAAGTGCAGTTTAATGGGGGCTCACAGTCACTCAGGCACAGCAAAGAAGCTTTCATGCATTTACTGGAGTACCATAAAAACATTATGCATCTAAAAAGCTATTTTATTAGTTTGACATTTTTTCTGGAGGAAATTGAAGAACATTGGTTTTAGAGAGGACACAGAAATTACTTTCAATCCTTGAAATGTGTTCATGAAATTTGTGACCGCACACCAAACGAGGCGTCTTTGACACTCAGCGTAGGCAGATCTTGGAAAATGCAGTCTCTTCAATCTAATCACAGTTGCCAGCTATTGTGAGTCAGAAATGCTTTTCTCCAACCAGATACACCAAAATGAAGACCGCCACCAACATCTACATCTTCAATCTGGCTCTGGCTGATGCTCTGGCTACCAGTACCCTCCCCTTCCAGAGCGCCAAGTACCTGATGGGAACATGGCCCTTCGGGGAGCTGTTGTGTAAAGTGGTCATGGCCATTGACTACTATAACATGTTTACCAGCATCTTTACACTAACCATGATGAGTGTGGACCGCTACATCGCTGTCTGTCATCCTGTGAAGGCCCTGGACTTCCGCACACCAGCAAAAGCCAAGCTGATCAATGTCTGCATCTGGATCCTCTCCTCTGCTGTTGGAGTACCTGTGATGGTCATGGCAGTTACCAACATGACAGATGaaggtgagagaaaaaaaaaatagaacacccTCCAAACTACCATTATCAGGATGAACACTGTTCACACATTCTCAATACCGCTACCAACACTGATGCCTTGGCTTCAGCGCTACTTTCCCCTCAGGTGGATTTTTAGacacaaaatattaaacacaGTGTGATTTTGctttaatttatatacatttttgtcTTAAATTCAGAgaaattgattattttattcgcTGCAAAGATGCTTCTTATTTAGTCTTCTGTTGATGATGTTGTAtcccaatgtttttcaaccttggggtcgggacccccacatggggtcacctgaaattcaaatagggtcgccggaaatttctagtaattgataaaaatagaaataaaaatttactaataaaaaatatacagggtggggaagcaacatttacaatgaacatttagttgttttttctcagcaggcactacgtcaattgttttgaaaccaaacatatattgatgtcataatcatacctaacactattatccataccttttcagaaacttttgcccatatgagtaatcaggaaagcaaacgtcaaagagtgtgtgatttgctgaatgcactcgtcacaccaaaggagatttcaaaaatagttggagtgtccataaagactgtttataatggaaagaagagaatgactatgagcaaaactattaggagaaagtctggaagtggaggaagcaacaaaaaaacgtaccaaagcttttattaaagctctcaaatccaaaatcctaaaggatccaaccaaatccatgagaaaaatggcaattgaacttgaggtagacaacaagaccgttagaaatgcagtaaaacatgatttgaagatttaaattctcatgactttcaataaactaattggtcatacactgtctttcaatccctgccttaaaatattgtaaattttgcttccccaccctgtatggtgagttgacagagacaatcccagtccataaaagacatgacaaactgtgaagctgaaactgaagcactgtggttctgtttatctttcaaatgttcactgtggtcagtttcaaatgctgcagctctttcattaattcatagtttgagttcttgtttgttcagtattaattgtcagccttgtaaatccaagctggactgactgtacatatcctgaccaaggaaaataaaattctcactttgtgcagtaatctacacctggcttttctgcctccatccataataatatacattatatagactaaatgtcatctaaaattaaagtttatttgctacatattatagcaaactattacatgat from Sphaeramia orbicularis chromosome 16, fSphaOr1.1, whole genome shotgun sequence includes these protein-coding regions:
- the oprd1b gene encoding opioid receptor, delta 1b; amino-acid sequence: MEFTTLRFDAVGDYNEHYAVSLTPFNVTFTEDPMLLHSKSNDTNRAATRDTSSLIIAICITALYSLICVVGLLGNVLVMYGVVRYTKMKTATNIYIFNLALADALATSTLPFQSAKYLMGTWPFGELLCKVVMAIDYYNMFTSIFTLTMMSVDRYIAVCHPVKALDFRTPAKAKLINVCIWILSSAVGVPVMVMAVTNMTDEGKTVCTLRFPKPEKYWDTVTKIFVFIFAFVVPVLVITICYGLMILRLKSVRLLSGSKEKDRNLRRITRMVLVVVAAFVICWTPIHIFIIVRTMVNTDKNNLVVVASWHLCIALGYTNSSLNPVLYAFLDENFKRCLRDFCLPYHSRMEQNSFSRARNSAREPASVCAPAMRETAPA